ACCCATTTCCTCTACATCGCCGTGATCGGGGCGGTGCTGCTCGGCATCATCGTGGGCTTCGCGGCCCCCGGTGTCGCCGTCCAGCTCAAGCCGCTGGGCACCGGGTTCGTGAACCTGATCAAGATGATGATCTCGCCGGTCATCTTCTGCACCATCGTGCTGGGCATCGGCTCGGTGCGGAAGGCCGCCAAGGTCGGCGCGGTGGGCGGGCTGGCCCTCGGCTACTTCATGGTGATGTCCACCGTCGCGCTGGCCATCGGCCTGGTCGTCGGCAACCTGCTGGACCCCGGATCGGGTCTCCATCTCACCGAGACCGTCCGGCACGCGGGCCACGCCCAGACCGAGGGCGGCGGCGAGTCCCTGTCCGAGTTCCTGCTCGGCATGATCCCCACGACGCTGGTCTCCGCCTTCACCCACGGTGAGGTGCTCCAGACGCTGCTGGTGGCGCTGCTGGTCGGCTTCGGGCTCCAGGCGCTGGGCTCGGCGGGCGAGCCGGTGCTGCGCGGTGTCGGACACCTCCAGAAGCTGGTCTTCCGGGTGCTGTCCATGATCATGTGGGCGGCGCCGGTGGGAGCCTTCGGCGCCATCGCGGCCGTGGTCGGCGAGACCGGCCTGGACGCACTGAAGTCCCTGGCCGTCATCATGGTCGGCTTCTACACGACCTGTCTGCTGTTCGTGATCGTGGTGCTCGGCGCGCTGCTGCGGCTGGTCGCCGGCGTCAACATCTTCCTGCTGCTGAAGTACCTCGCCCGGGAATTCCTGCTGATCCTGTCCACCTCCTCCTCGGAGTCGGCGCTGCCCCGGCTGATCGCGAAGATGGAGCACCTGGGCGTCAGCAGGCCGGTGGTCGGCATCACCGTCCCCACCGGCTACAGCTTCAACCTCGACGGCACCGCCATCTACCTGACGATGTCCTCGCTGTTCGTGGCCGAGGCGATGGGCAAGCCGCTCCCGCTCGGCCAGCAGATCTCGCTGCTGGTGTTCATGGTCATCGCGTCGAAGGGCGCGGCGGGCGTCACCGGCGCGGGCCTGGCGACGCTGGCCGGCGGCCTCCAGTCGCACCGTCCCGAACTGGTCGACGGCGTCGGCCTGATCGTCGGCATCGACCGCTTCATGAGCGAGGCCCGCGCCCTGACGAACTTCGCCGGCAACGCGGTGGCCACCATTCTGATCGGCACCTGGACCAAGGAGATCGACAAGGCCCGCGCCTCGGAGGTGCTGGCCGGCCGGGTGCCGTTCGACGAGACGCTGGTCGACGACGCGGCCGCCACGCCGGCTGCCGCAGAGGTCATCGAGCCGCGGGGCGGGCTGGAGAAGACGTCCGTCAAGGTCTGAACCCCCGACGCAGGAGGGGAGAAGGGGCGGGTGCCGGATACGGCTCCCGCCCCTTCGGCGCGACAGCGACGTGGGGGACGGATCTGTTCGGCGGGGGTGCCGCAGCTGCGGGAGAAGGGCCCGACAGCCATCCGCCATGAGGTGGTCAGGAGGGTCGTAGCCAGAGGGTGGCCAGCGGGGGGAGGACGGGGGAGACGGACGAGGCGCGGCCGTTCCAGGGGGTCGGTTCGGCCTTGAGGACGTCGGCGTTGGTGACGCCGCTGCCGCCGTAGCGCGGGTCGTCGGTGTTGAGGACCTCCCGCCAGGCGGGAACGGTGTCGGGCACGCCGATCCGGTAGGCGCGGCGGACGACGGGCGAGAAGTTGGTGACCGAGATCAGCGGGGTGCCGTCCGCGGCGAAGCGCAGGAAGGAGAAGACATTGTCCTCGCGTGCGTCACCGTCGATCCAGGAGAAACCGGCCGGGTCGGTGTCGCGCTCCCACAGCGCGGGTGTGGCGGCGTACCGGCGGTTCAGCTCGCGGACGAGATCGCGTACGCCCCGGTGGTCCGGCTCCGCCTCGTACGACGGGTCGAGCAGCCACCAGTCCGGGCCGTGACTCTCCGCCCACTCCGCGCCCTGGGCGAACTCCTGCCCCATGAAGAGGAGTTGCTTGCCGGGGTGGGCCCACATGAACCCGAGGTAGGCCCGGTGGTTGGCGCGCTGCTGCCACCAGTCACCGGGCATCTTCGACACCAGTGCGCGCTTGCCGTGCACCACCTCGTCGTGCGAGATCGGCAGCACATAGTTCTCGGAGTAGGCGTAGATCATCGAGAAGGTCATCTCGCCGTGGTGGTACTTGCGGTGCACCGGCTCCTTGGAGACATAGCCGAGGGAGTCGTGCATCCAGCCCATGTTCCACTTCAGGCCGAAGCCCAGACCGCCGAAGCCGCCGGGCCCCACATGATGCGTGGCGCGGGTGACGCCGTCCCAGGCCGTGGACTCCTCGGCGATGGTGACGACACCGGGGCAGCGGCGGTAGACCGTCGCATTCATCTCCTGGAGGAAGGCGACCGCGTCGAGGTTCTCCCGGCCGCCGTGGACGTTCGGGGTCCAGCCGCCGTCCTCGCGGGAGTAGTCGAGGTAGAGCATCGAGGCGACGGCGTCCACCCGCAGGCCGTCGATATGGAACTCCTCGCACCAGTACACGGCGTTGGCGACCAGGAAGTTACGGACCTCGGTGCGGCCGTAGTCGAACTCCAGGGTGCCCCAGTCCGGGTGCGCGGCCCGTGCCGGGTCCTGCGGTTCGTAGAGCGGGCGGCCGTCGAACTCCGCCAGCGCCCAGTCGTCGCGCGGGAAGTGCGCCGGCACCCAGTCCATCAGCACGCCGAGGCCGGCCCGGTGCAGCGCGTCGATCAGGAACCTGAAGTCATCCGGGGTGCCCATCCTGGCGGTGGGTGCGTAGAACCCGGTCACCTGATAGCCCCAGGAGCCGCCGAAGGGGTGCTCGGATACCGGCATGAACTCGACGTGGGTGAAGCCCAGGTCCTTGACGTACGCGGGGAGTTGGACGGCCAGCTGGCGGTAGGTGAGGCCGGGGCGCCAGGAGGCGAGATGCACCTCGTAGACGGAGAACGGCGCCTCGTGCACCGGCCGCTCGCCGCGCCGGGCCATCCAGTCGCCGTCCGTCCAGCGGTAGTGCGAGGCGTCGACGACCGAGGCGTTGGCCGGCGGGCACTCGGTCCGCCGGGCCATCGGGTCGGCCCGCACGGTCCGGGAGCCGTCCGGCCGGGTGATCTCGAACTTGTACAGCTCGCCCTCGCCGATGCCCGGCACGAAGAGCTCCCAGACGCCCGAGGAGCCCAGCGAGCGCATCGGGTGGCCGGTCCCGTCCCAGTAGTTGAAGTTGCCGACGACCCGGACGCCCTGGGCATTGGGCGCCCAGACCGTGAAGCGGGTGCCGGTCACGCCCTGATGGTCCGTGATCCGCGCACCGAGCGCCTGCCACAGCTGCTCGTGCCGGCCCTCGCCGAACAGATGCAGGTCCAGCTCGCCGAGCGCGGGCAGGAAGCGGTAGGGGTCCTGCACCGTCAGGGTGTTGTCGCCGTAGTCGACGAGCAGCTCGTACTCCGGGACGGTGCGCAGCGGCAGCACCCCGGCGAACAGCCCGTCGCCCTCGGCGGGCAGGTCGGCGCGCAGTCCCTTCGCCAGGACGGTGACGCGCTCGGCGTACGGCCGCAGGACCCGGATGAGCAGCCCGCCGCGCACGGGATGGGCGCCGAGCAGCCCGTGCGGGTCGTGATGGGCACCGCCCAGGAGCCGGCCGCGGTCCCCGTCGGACAGCGGGGCGGCGGCCCGGACACCGTGGCTGCCGGCCCCCGGCTGCGCCGCACGTGCCGGGCCCGCGGGCCCGGCAGTCCGGCCGGGTGCGGCGGCTGTCTCGCGGGGTGGGGCGGCCGTCTCGTGGGGTGCGGCCGGCCGGGTGAAGGCGGCGGTACCGGCCGCGCTGCCGGCGAAGGTGCCCTGCTGGGCGGTGGCCGGCGGCCGGGGCGTCGCCGCGTGGCCGGACCGCCCCGCCGCGCTGTCGTCGGTCGCGCCCGGAGCGGGTGCGGTGTCGGGAGTGGTGGGGCGGGACGGCGGGCGGGCGGTCACGAGAGGGCCTCCTCGGGGCGGGGCGGGGCGTCGGGCGGGTTCAGGGGCGTACGGGCGGCGGATCGGCGGTTCGTCTGCGGCCCCTCACCCCCGGCCGTTGTCGGACCCGGCGGACCGCGCCCGGCCGGTCCCGTCCACGCCCGGCTCCCATCCGGCGGCCAGCCGCCGGATGGCGGCCATCGGGACGGACAGCCAGTCGGGCCGGTGCCGGGCCTCGTAGAGCACCTCGTAGACGGCCTTGTCGGTCTCGTAGGCGCGCATCAGTTCGGGCGCCGAGCGCGGATCGAGCCCGCCGGCCTCCGCATAGCCCCGGCAGTAGGCGTCGCGGGTGCGCCGGGCCCACTCCAGCGCCCAGGGGTCACCGCCGGCCGGGCCGCTGCGCGCGGCGTAGTCGAAGGAGCGCAGCATCGCCGCGATATCGCGTACGGCCGGCTGCGGGCGGCGCCGCTCGGCCAGCGGGCGGGCCGGTTCGCCCTCGAAGTCGATCAGCGACCAGCGGCCCTCGTCGGCGGAGCGCAGCGTCTGGCCCAGATGCAGATCGCCGTGGATGCGCTGGGCGGCCCAGCTGCGGCCGTCGTGGCCGATGGTGGCGAGCGCGTCGAAGGCGGTGCGCAGCCGGGCGCGGTAGGGCTGGAGGACGGGCACGGCGCGGGCGGTGGCCTCCAGCCGCTCGTTCATCTGGGCGGCGATCACATCGAGCTGCGGGCGGCGCAGCTCGGTGGTCGGCAGCGTCTGGGCGAGCGCGGTGTGCACCTCGGCGGTGGCATGGCCGAGCGCCCGCGCCGAGCCGGTGAAGTCCGCGCGGACGGCCAGCGCGTTCAGCGCCAGCTGCCAGCCGTCCGCCGAGCCCGGCAGGAAGGGCTGGAGCACGCCCAGCGTCGTCGCCTCGCCGCCCTCCTCGGCGGCCGCCGACTCGTACCAGGCGGCGGGCGCCGGCACCCGCGCGCACTTGGCGTCCGCCAGGGCCCGCGGCAGCTCCAGATCCGGGTTGATGCCCGGTTCGATCCGCCGGAAGACCTTCAGGATGAAGGAATCACCGTAGACGATCGAGGAGTTGGACTGTTCGACGGCGATCGGCCGGCCCGGCAGCCCGGAGGGGATGTCGGCATCGGGCTCCCGGCAGAAGCGCAGCGTGCCGAGCCGGCCCGGCACCCGCAGCCGCTCCAGCAGCAGCCCGCACAGCCGGTTGTCGAGCAGCGCGTCATAGACGGTGCGACCGCGCAGCGGGCCGCCGCCCGGACGGCCGATCGCCGCGTGCGCCAGCTGGGGCGACAGCGCCGGATGCACGCCCAGCAGGAGTTGGTAGCAGTCGCCGCCGGCCGGCGTACGGCTCGGTGGCGCGCTCTGCTGGGCGCGGACGAGCAGCAGCAGCAGGCCGGGCGCGCTCGCGTCGGTGCACGGCAGCAGCTCGGTCGCCGAGAGCAGGGTGAAGCCGGTGACCAGCCGTCCCTTGCCGGCGAACCAGCGCTGGCGTGGTACCCATTCGGCGAGCAGGGGCGCCAGCGAGGACAGCAGATCGGGTGCGGCGACGAGCGGGCGGCGATCAGGGGTGTTTCGGGTGGCACGGGTCGAGGCGGTGTCCGACATGGCGTCGCGTCCTTTCCCCGGGCACACGACATATAGGGCAAAGTGTCCCGGAATACGGCCTTGACTGTGCGGTGGCGCGGTGGGGGTACCCCCAGACGGAGGGTGCCGGCGGTGCCCCTGGACGGGGTCCGGGGGCGGGCACCGGGCGAGTGCGTCTGGTGCGGCAGCGGCGATACCGGCGTGCCCTGCTCCGCTGCGCGGCGGTCTCCCTCCCGAGCCGGGGGGACCGACGATGGCTCACCCGGCCCGTGCGGTAGTAGGGAGACTGCCCGAACGAAAGGTCGAAAAACGCCCGTACGCGCCGTGCGGCCGCGTACGGGCGAGTCTGCGGCGCCCGTCCCCGGTCAGGGCGCCGGCGGCCGGCCGGTATTTCTGCGCAGCCGGAACCAGTAGAACCCGTGGCCGGCGAGGGTCAGCAGATACGGCAGCTCCCCGATGGCCGGGAAGCGGACGCCGCCGATGAGTTCCACCGGATGGCGGCCGCTGAACGACCGCAGGTCCAGCTCCGTCGGCTGGGCGAAGCGCGAGAAGTTGTGCACGCACAGCACCAGGTCGTCGTCCGCGCCGCCGGCGCCCGGCGCCTCCCGCAGGAAGGCCAGCACCGCCGGATTGCTGGAGGACAGCTCGGTGTAGCTGCCGAGCCCGAAGGCCGGGTTCTGTTTGCGGATCTCGATCATCCGGCGGGTCCAGTGCAGCAGCGAGGAGGGCGAACTCATCGCGGCCTCGACGTTGGTGACCTGGTAGCCGTAGACCGGATCCATGATCGTCGGCAGGGAGAGCCGGCCCGGGTCGCAGGAGGAGAATCCGGCGTTGCGGTCCGGTGTCCACTGCATCGGGGTCCGTACCGCGTCCCGGTCGCCGAGCCAGATGTTGTCGCCCATGCCGATCTCGTCGCCGTAATAGAGAATCGGCGAACCCGGCAGCGACAGCAGCAGGGCCGTGAAGAGCTCGATCTGATTGCGGTCGTTGTCGAGCAGCGGGGCCAGCCGCCGGCGGATGCCGATATTGGCGCGCATCCGCGGGTCCTTGGCGTACTCCGCGTACATGTAGTCGCGCTCTTCGTCCGTGACCATTTCGAGGGTCAGCTCGTCGTGGTTGCGCAGGAAGATGCCCCACTGACAGCCGGACGGGATCGCCGGGGTCTTGGCGAGGATTTCCGAGACCGGATAGCGCGATTCGCGCCGTACGGCCATGAAGATGCGCGGCATGACCGGGAAATGGAAAGCCATATGGCATTCGTCGCCGCCGACGCCGTAATCGCCGAAGTAGTCGACGACGTCCTCCGGCCATTGATTGGCCTCGGCCAGCAGCACGGTGTCCGGGTAGTGCGCGTCGATCTCCGCGCGGACCCGCTTGAGGAAGGCGTGCGAGGCGGGCAGGTTCTCGCAGTTGGTGCCCTCCTCGGCGTAGAGGTACGGCACCGCGTCCAGTCGGAAGCCGTCGATCCCCAGGTCGAGCCAGAAGCGCAGGGCGGAGATCATCTCCTCCTGGACCGTCGGGTTCTCGTAGTTGAGGTCTGGCTGGTGGGAGAAGAAGCGGTGCCAGAAGTACTGCTTGCGGACCGGGTCGAAGGTCCAGTTCGAGGCCTCGGTGTCGACGAAGATGATGCGGGCGTCGGCGTACTGCTTGTCGTCGTCGGCCCAGACGTAATAGTCGCCGTACGGGCCCTCGGGGTCACTGCGCGACTCCTGGAACCACGGGTGCTGGTCGCTGGTGTGGTTCATCACCATGTCGATGATCACCCGCATGCCGCGATGGTGTGCGGCATCCACGAATTCCACGAAGTCGGCCAGATCGCCGAATTCGGGAAGCACGGCGGTGTAATCGGCGACATCATAACCGCCGTCCCGCAAGGGGGATTTGAAGAACGGCGGCAGCCAGAGGCAGTCCACCCCCAGCCATTGCAGATAGTCGAGCTTCGCCGTGATGCCCTTGAGGTCGCCGATGCCATCGCCATTGCTGTCCTGGAAGGAGCGCACCAGGACTTCGTAGAAGACGGCCCGTTTGAACCAGTCGGGATCGCGGTCCTTTGCCGGGGTGTCCTCGAACGTGTCGGGGACAGGCTCATTGACGATCAATTGGGTGACCCTCCGATCGGTGAGGACGGTCGCAGCGACAGCACATGGGCGGGCGCGAGCGAGCGGCCCGGCTCCAGGCGCACATAGTTGTCCCTGCCCCAGTGGTAGGTATCGCCGGTGAGCTCGTCGCGCACCGGAAAGGACTCGTGCCGGCCGAGGCCGAGTACCGGCATGTCCAACGACACCGTCGCCTCGTGGGTGTGGTGCGGGTCGAGGTTGACCACCGTGAGCACCGTGTCGGCCCGGTCGCCGTGCCCCTCGTGCTTGGAGAAGGCGAGCACGGCGTCGTTGTCGACCTGGTGGAAATGCAGATTGCGCAGCTGCTGCAGGGCAGGGTGCCGGCGCCGGATGCGGTTGAGCGTGGAGATCAGCGGGGCGAGGGTGCGCCCCTCTCTGGCCGCCGCATCCCAGTCGCGCGGCCTCAGTTGGTACTTCTCCGAGTCGAGGTACTCCTCGCTGCCGCGGCGCAGCGGCGTCGACTCGCAGAGCTCGTATCCGGCGTAGACACCCCAGGTGGGGGAGAGGGTGGCGGCCAGGACGGCGCGTACCTCGAAGGCGGGGCGGCCGCCCTCCTGGAGGTAGGCGTGCAGGATGTCCGGGGTGTTCACGAAGAAGTTGGGCCGCAGGTAGGCGGCGCTCTCCCCGGACAGCTCGGTGAGGTAGTCGGTGATCTCCTGCTTGGTGTTGCGCCAGGTGAAGTAGGTGTACGACTGGTGGAAGCCGATCCGGGCGAGGGTGTGCACCATGGCGGGGCGGGTGAAGGCCTCGGCGAGGAAGAGCACGTCCGGGTCGGTGCGGTTGATCTCGCCGATCACTTTCTCCCAGAAGGCCACCGGTTTGGTGTGGGGGTTGTCCACCCGGAAGATCCGTACGCCCTTGGCCATCCAGAAGCGCAGCAGGCGTTCGGTCTCGCGGACCAGCCCGCGGAAGTCGGCGTCGAAGGCGAGGGGGTAGATGTCCTGGTACTTCTTCGGCGGGTTCTCGGCGTAGGCGATCGAGCCGTCCGCGCGGTGGTGGAACCACTGGGGGTGCAGGGTGACCCAGGGATGGTCGGGGGAGCACTGGAGGGCGAAGTCCAGGGCCACCTCCATCCGCAGCTCCTGGGCGGTGCGCACGAAGTGGTCGAAGTCCTCGAAGGTGCCCAGGTCCGGGTGGAGCGCGTCATGGCCGCCGGCCGGCGAGCCGATGGCCCAGGGGGAGCCGACATCGTGCGGGCCGGCCGAGAGCGCGTTGTTGGGGCCCTTGCGAAAGGAGGTGCCGATGGGGTGGACCGGTGGCAGATAGACGACGTCGAAGCCCATGGCGGCGACGGCCGGGAGTCGTTCGGCGGCGGTGCGCAGGGTCCCGCTGACGGCCGTCCCGCCCGGGGTGACGGTGGCGCCCTCGGAGCGCGGGAAGAGCTCGTACCACGAGCCGTACAGGGCCCGCCGCCGCTCGACGACCAGCGGCATCGGACGCGAGACGGTGAGCAGTTCGCGCAGCGGATGGCGGTCCAGCGCCGCGGTGACCTGCGGGGAGAGCGCCGCGGCCAGTCGGGTGGCGGCGGGCAGCTCGGGGTTGCGCAGGGTATCCACGGCGGCGAGCACGGACTCCCTGCCATCGCTCTTGGGGACCTCGGAGGCCGCCCGCTCATGGAGCTCGGCGCCCTCGGCGAGCACCAGCTCGGTGTCGATGCCCGCCGGGATCTTGACGGTGGCGTGGCGCCGCCAGGTGGCGACCGGGTCGGACCAGGCCTCGACGGTGAACGACCAGCGGCCCTCGATGCCGGGGGTGACCTCGGCGCTCCACCGGTCGGAGCCGGGTGACCGCTCCCGCATCGGGGTCCACGGGCCGCAGCGGCCGGCCGGATTGCGCAGCACCACATTCGCCGCGACGGCGTCATGCCCTTCGCGGAAAACGGTGGCCGAGACTTCGAAGGTCTCACCCACCACCGCCTTCGCCGGGCGGCGGCCGCAATCGATCTGCGGGCGGATGTCCAGAACAGGAATGCGACCGATCATGGGCTCACCTGGGCTTGTGACGCTTTGCGGGGTTTTGTCCTTTGTATCCGCTCCACGGGCAGGGGACCGGGTGCGGGCATGGGCGCTCCTGTCCGCTTTCACTCGGCTGGCGGATGGCACGGCGGGGCGGGTCG
This Streptomyces decoyicus DNA region includes the following protein-coding sequences:
- a CDS encoding alpha-1,4-glucan--maltose-1-phosphate maltosyltransferase; amino-acid sequence: MIGRIPVLDIRPQIDCGRRPAKAVVGETFEVSATVFREGHDAVAANVVLRNPAGRCGPWTPMRERSPGSDRWSAEVTPGIEGRWSFTVEAWSDPVATWRRHATVKIPAGIDTELVLAEGAELHERAASEVPKSDGRESVLAAVDTLRNPELPAATRLAAALSPQVTAALDRHPLRELLTVSRPMPLVVERRRALYGSWYELFPRSEGATVTPGGTAVSGTLRTAAERLPAVAAMGFDVVYLPPVHPIGTSFRKGPNNALSAGPHDVGSPWAIGSPAGGHDALHPDLGTFEDFDHFVRTAQELRMEVALDFALQCSPDHPWVTLHPQWFHHRADGSIAYAENPPKKYQDIYPLAFDADFRGLVRETERLLRFWMAKGVRIFRVDNPHTKPVAFWEKVIGEINRTDPDVLFLAEAFTRPAMVHTLARIGFHQSYTYFTWRNTKQEITDYLTELSGESAAYLRPNFFVNTPDILHAYLQEGGRPAFEVRAVLAATLSPTWGVYAGYELCESTPLRRGSEEYLDSEKYQLRPRDWDAAAREGRTLAPLISTLNRIRRRHPALQQLRNLHFHQVDNDAVLAFSKHEGHGDRADTVLTVVNLDPHHTHEATVSLDMPVLGLGRHESFPVRDELTGDTYHWGRDNYVRLEPGRSLAPAHVLSLRPSSPIGGSPN
- a CDS encoding maltokinase N-terminal cap-like domain-containing protein, with product MSDTASTRATRNTPDRRPLVAAPDLLSSLAPLLAEWVPRQRWFAGKGRLVTGFTLLSATELLPCTDASAPGLLLLLVRAQQSAPPSRTPAGGDCYQLLLGVHPALSPQLAHAAIGRPGGGPLRGRTVYDALLDNRLCGLLLERLRVPGRLGTLRFCREPDADIPSGLPGRPIAVEQSNSSIVYGDSFILKVFRRIEPGINPDLELPRALADAKCARVPAPAAWYESAAAEEGGEATTLGVLQPFLPGSADGWQLALNALAVRADFTGSARALGHATAEVHTALAQTLPTTELRRPQLDVIAAQMNERLEATARAVPVLQPYRARLRTAFDALATIGHDGRSWAAQRIHGDLHLGQTLRSADEGRWSLIDFEGEPARPLAERRRPQPAVRDIAAMLRSFDYAARSGPAGGDPWALEWARRTRDAYCRGYAEAGGLDPRSAPELMRAYETDKAVYEVLYEARHRPDWLSVPMAAIRRLAAGWEPGVDGTGRARSAGSDNGRG
- the treS gene encoding maltose alpha-D-glucosyltransferase translates to MIVNEPVPDTFEDTPAKDRDPDWFKRAVFYEVLVRSFQDSNGDGIGDLKGITAKLDYLQWLGVDCLWLPPFFKSPLRDGGYDVADYTAVLPEFGDLADFVEFVDAAHHRGMRVIIDMVMNHTSDQHPWFQESRSDPEGPYGDYYVWADDDKQYADARIIFVDTEASNWTFDPVRKQYFWHRFFSHQPDLNYENPTVQEEMISALRFWLDLGIDGFRLDAVPYLYAEEGTNCENLPASHAFLKRVRAEIDAHYPDTVLLAEANQWPEDVVDYFGDYGVGGDECHMAFHFPVMPRIFMAVRRESRYPVSEILAKTPAIPSGCQWGIFLRNHDELTLEMVTDEERDYMYAEYAKDPRMRANIGIRRRLAPLLDNDRNQIELFTALLLSLPGSPILYYGDEIGMGDNIWLGDRDAVRTPMQWTPDRNAGFSSCDPGRLSLPTIMDPVYGYQVTNVEAAMSSPSSLLHWTRRMIEIRKQNPAFGLGSYTELSSSNPAVLAFLREAPGAGGADDDLVLCVHNFSRFAQPTELDLRSFSGRHPVELIGGVRFPAIGELPYLLTLAGHGFYWFRLRRNTGRPPAP
- the glgB gene encoding 1,4-alpha-glucan branching enzyme; this encodes MSDGDRGRLLGGAHHDPHGLLGAHPVRGGLLIRVLRPYAERVTVLAKGLRADLPAEGDGLFAGVLPLRTVPEYELLVDYGDNTLTVQDPYRFLPALGELDLHLFGEGRHEQLWQALGARITDHQGVTGTRFTVWAPNAQGVRVVGNFNYWDGTGHPMRSLGSSGVWELFVPGIGEGELYKFEITRPDGSRTVRADPMARRTECPPANASVVDASHYRWTDGDWMARRGERPVHEAPFSVYEVHLASWRPGLTYRQLAVQLPAYVKDLGFTHVEFMPVSEHPFGGSWGYQVTGFYAPTARMGTPDDFRFLIDALHRAGLGVLMDWVPAHFPRDDWALAEFDGRPLYEPQDPARAAHPDWGTLEFDYGRTEVRNFLVANAVYWCEEFHIDGLRVDAVASMLYLDYSREDGGWTPNVHGGRENLDAVAFLQEMNATVYRRCPGVVTIAEESTAWDGVTRATHHVGPGGFGGLGFGLKWNMGWMHDSLGYVSKEPVHRKYHHGEMTFSMIYAYSENYVLPISHDEVVHGKRALVSKMPGDWWQQRANHRAYLGFMWAHPGKQLLFMGQEFAQGAEWAESHGPDWWLLDPSYEAEPDHRGVRDLVRELNRRYAATPALWERDTDPAGFSWIDGDAREDNVFSFLRFAADGTPLISVTNFSPVVRRAYRIGVPDTVPAWREVLNTDDPRYGGSGVTNADVLKAEPTPWNGRASSVSPVLPPLATLWLRPS
- a CDS encoding cation:dicarboxylate symporter family transporter; this translates as MAAQTPSTGGTTEETAPAKRDRTHFLYIAVIGAVLLGIIVGFAAPGVAVQLKPLGTGFVNLIKMMISPVIFCTIVLGIGSVRKAAKVGAVGGLALGYFMVMSTVALAIGLVVGNLLDPGSGLHLTETVRHAGHAQTEGGGESLSEFLLGMIPTTLVSAFTHGEVLQTLLVALLVGFGLQALGSAGEPVLRGVGHLQKLVFRVLSMIMWAAPVGAFGAIAAVVGETGLDALKSLAVIMVGFYTTCLLFVIVVLGALLRLVAGVNIFLLLKYLAREFLLILSTSSSESALPRLIAKMEHLGVSRPVVGITVPTGYSFNLDGTAIYLTMSSLFVAEAMGKPLPLGQQISLLVFMVIASKGAAGVTGAGLATLAGGLQSHRPELVDGVGLIVGIDRFMSEARALTNFAGNAVATILIGTWTKEIDKARASEVLAGRVPFDETLVDDAAATPAAAEVIEPRGGLEKTSVKV